In Tachysurus fulvidraco isolate hzauxx_2018 chromosome 1, HZAU_PFXX_2.0, whole genome shotgun sequence, a single window of DNA contains:
- the si:dkey-171c9.3 gene encoding uncharacterized protein si:dkey-171c9.3: protein MMTEDWLCSRVKLCQLITGSNVGSANVQDPLEVVIDTESYPEPHYNPSSILLTLEAFTCAFNELQGRRSVVKMNCMDQKALAPNPLQTEVVHHFAEMFSGDILDAVLRKQDTQFPEDGGQICSLTQSEDNKWTTSDLETLAKRIAAEIYSTALQELARHGSPAGRKSEEHPDVVQTYEKEIISEVHSEHTSYLCSSMHQCDQGGPTTEVDNIYPRRSITNPTTLDDMAHVGSLDYPDAPPSTPLLPEMMKSRASFTRKLKGGLAKEFLPSTPPPTPKDQQSQMELKMTDCTADKSEFMVRLMRSLSLACTQLREDNATENEARFQSEISDYAAQLSVDIIHCITAAQEGRNRNLETPVRDVQVLADNLTEEIIRTSVAEVIRSKLEDRTSQENSSYLENTTQALSDNLLSVSIPVIRPVEALRDMAGRLIANTLFQAFSQLGSGSLQHATSKQFPDPASELMPWEQGTDRYLNTGLYSPNSHQPENNGCSNVNLESNYISLDSRTGTEEHVFAENIVHEVLKCSIREASGCHLRCKQISINSDRLSSSAASVPVVRQAVVRAFVSETFGHDTQDLQCVLLWAAASHMGISTLQIDLTDKHVQQQLNRVFLQAQIHSWTVSHLMTSLLQYCEDLQTASRGHSKISTSLLGHLLLTQS, encoded by the exons ATGATGACTGAAGACTGGTTGTGCAGTAGAGTGAAACTTTGTCAGCTAATCACTGGCTCAAATGTTGGTTCAGCAAATGTCCAG GATCCATTGGAAGTGGTGATTGATACAGAGTCATATCCTGAACCTCACTACAATCCATCGTCTATCCTCCTGACATTGGAGGCCTTCACTTGTGCCTTCAATGAATTGCAAGGCAGGAGGTCAGTTGTAAAGATGAACTGCATGGATCAGAAAGCTCTTGCACCCAACCCACTTCAGACAGAAGTTGTTCACCACTTTGCTGAGATGTTTTCTGGAGACATCCTGGATGCAGTTCTAAGAAAACAGGACACCCAGTTCCCTGAAGATGGTGGTCAAATTTGTAGCCTGACTCAAAGTGAGGATAACAAGTGGACAACGAGTGATTTGGAAACGCTTGCTAAGAGAATAGCAGCTGAAATCTATAGCACTGCACTGCAAGAACTAGCCAGACATGGTAGCCCTGCTGGTAGGAAATCTGAAGAACATCCAGATGTGGTTCAAACATATGAAAAAGAGATCATTAGTGAAGTTCACAGTGAGCATACATCCTACCTTTGCTCCTCTATGCACCAATGTGACCAAGGAGGACCTACAACAGAAGTAGATAATATCTATCCCAGAAGATCTATCACCAATCCTACCACTCTGGATGACATGGCCCATGTGGGCTCGCTTGACTACCCTGATGCTCCTCCAAGTACTCCTTTACTGCCAGAGATGATGAAGAGCCGTGCGAGCTTCACCAGGAAACTGAAAGGTGGACTGGCTAAGGAATTCCTACCCTCGACCCCTCCACCGACCCCGAAAGATCAACAATCTCAAATGGAGTTAAAAATGACTGACTGCACTGCAGACAAATCAGAGTTTATGGTTCGGTTGATGCGTTCGCTCTCACTAGCCTGCACACAGCTTAGGGAAGATAACGCCACAGAAAACGAAGCCAGGTTTCAAAGTGAGATTTCAGACTATGCGGCACAGCTCTCAGTAGATATCATCCACTGCATCACTGCTGCCCAAGAAGGCAGAAATAGAAATCTAGAAACGCCTGTCAGAGATGTGCAGGTCCTGGCAGACAACCTGACAGAGGAGATCATTAGGACATCTGTAGCAGAGGTTATAAGGAGCAAGTTAGAGGACAGAACAAGCCAAGAAAATTCATCTTATTTGGAGAACACAACCCAAGCTTTAAGTGATAATTTACTGTCAGTGTCAATCCCAGTTATCCGTCCTGTGGAAGCTTTGAGAGATATGGCTGGCAGACTAATCGCTAACACACTGTTCCAGGCTTTCTCCCAGCTGGGAAGTGGTTCATTACAACATGCCACCAGCAAACAGTTCCCTGATCCAGCATCTGAACTAATGCCATGGGAACAAGGGACTGACCGATATTTAAATACAGGTTTGTACTCCCCAAACTCCCATCAACCAGAAAACAATGGATGCTCTAATGTAAATTTAGAGTCTAATTATATCTCACTTGACTCCAGAACTGGGACAGAAGAGCACGTTTTTGCTGAGAACATTGTGCATGAAGTGCTCAAGTGCTCAATAAGAGAAGCTTCAGGCTGTCACTTAAGATGTAAACAAATATCCATTAATTCAGATAGACTGAGTTCCTCAGCAGCATCTGTTCCTGTGGTGAGGCAGGCTGTGGTGAGAGCCTTCGTATCGGAAACATTCGGCCATGATACACAGGATCTGCAGTGTGTCCTTCTTTGGGCTGCAGCATCTCACATGGGAATTTCCACATTACAGATTGACCTCACTGACAAGCACGTTCAGCAACAG CTCAACAGGGTCTTTCTACAAGCTCAGATTCACAGTTGGACTGTGAGCCATCTGATGACGTCTCTCCTCCAGTACTGTGAAGATCTACAGACCGCCAGCAGAGGGCATTCTAAGATTTCGACCTCTCTCCTGGGGCATCTCCTCCTCACCCAATCATAA